A part of Brassica rapa cultivar Chiifu-401-42 chromosome A05, CAAS_Brap_v3.01, whole genome shotgun sequence genomic DNA contains:
- the LOC117134040 gene encoding uncharacterized protein LOC117134040 — MVVSNDSSSSGEEREALEVMPAPEVTPTPTPVTPLPPPASMETILARLALQEAAHKAAVDQITAIAKILAPIAANAEASTAQYRRHLFTTERTTNVAPARDNNNQSAGNSNQSAGNDINADTASELAALKQSVLDINSKIHQVTTSAPQIEHVLAESLRTPFTQRVTGVRLQKMEKLRLPTFKGLSDPSTHVTSFNIAMRRANLTDEDKDAGFCQLFVETLEGPALTWFTGLRENSVDCFHDLSTAFLKNYIMFTNQETTVSDLWNLTHTRGLGLLRRRATRNPHISVIMGGSPPCGDSVRAVKDYKRQATTSKKWPPPVENDHQITFSALDTKGVHTPHNDPLLVDLDIGECLVAKVLIDTGSSVDLIFRDTLDKMGVDLRDMKPSSRTLTGFNGASEQMIGTIRLPVYAGGITRTVKFSVIRAKAPYNAILGTPWLHSMKAVPSTYHQCVKFPGKDGKTQTIRGDQQAARELLIATVKMQQQASLVNSVSKPLSKIYPQKEEVREVAIDESDPTKIIRVGVYLSDDICSKIISFIKDNASTFDWKTSDMKGIDPAVTSHELHVDPTFKPIRQKRRKLGPERSKAVNDEVDRLLDAGFITEVRYPEWLANPVVVKKKNGKWRICVDFTDLNKACPKDSYPLPHIDRLVESTAGNELLTFMDAFSGYNQILMHPDDREKTAFITDRGTYCYKVMPFGLKNAGATYQRLVSRMFADQLGNTMEVYIDDMLVKSLKADDHLNNLRDCFKILNDYGMKLNPAKCTFGVTSGEFLGYIVTQRGIEANPKQISAILDLPSPKNSREVQRLTGRIAALNRFISRSTDKCLPFYELLRGNKRFVWDEKCEEAFNQLKHYEEP, encoded by the coding sequence ATGGTTGTCAGCAACGACAGTTCTTCGTCTGGCGAGGAGCGCGAAGCCCTCGAGGTGATGCCGGCTCCCGAGGTAACACCTACGCCTACACCAGTAACTCCGCTACCCCCTCCTGCGTCCATGGAAACCATCTTGGCACGCCTCGCCCTGCAAGAAGCGGCGCATAAGGCGGCGGTCGACCAAATCACAGCGATAGCAAAAATACTCGCCCCTATCGCTGCAAACGCCGAAGCTTCAACGGCGCAGTACCGTCGACACCTGTTCACCACTGAACGAACCACCAACGTAGCACCTGCGCGGGATAACAACAACCAGAGCGCCGGTAACAGCAACCAGAGCGCCGGTAACGACATCAACGCAGACACCGCAAGCGAGCTAGCCGCGTTGAAACAGTCGGTCCTCGACATCAACTCAAAGATCCACCAGGTGACGACCTCGGCGCCCCAAATCGAGCACGTACTCGCGGAATCTCTTCGCACACCCTTCACGCAAAGGGTCACCGGCGTACGGCTCCAGAAGATGGAGAAACTTCGTCTTCCAACCTTCAAGGGTCTCTCCGACCCTTCTACTCATGTCACGTCCTTCAACATAGCGATGCGACGCGCAAATCTGACCGACGAAGACAAAGACGCCGGCTTTTGCCAACTCTTTGTCGAAACCTTAGAGGGACCGGCCCTTACTTGGTTCACAGGCCTCAGAGAAAACTCCGTCGATTGTTTCCACGACCTCTCGACGGCCTTCCTGAAGAATTATATCATGTTCACCAACCAAGAAACGACCGTGTCCGACCTGTGGAACCTCACTCATACCAGAGGCCTTGGTCTCCTCCGAAGACGAGCTACCCGCAATCCGCACATTAGCGTAATCATGGGAGGATCACCTCCTTGCGGCGACTCAGTTCGAGCTGTCAAAGACTACAAACGACAAGCCACCACCTCCAAGAAGTGGCCGCCTCCAGTCGAAAATGATCACCAGATCACTTTTTCGGCACTGGATACCAAGGGCGTCCATACGCCACACAACGATCCTCTCCTCGTCGACCTCGACATCGGAGAATGCCTAGTCGCAAAAGTCCTTATCGACACCGGCAGCTCAGTCGATCTCATCTTTCGCGACACACTCGACAAAATGGGAGTCGATTTGAGAGATATGAAGCCTTCCTCTCGCACGCTCACTGGCTTCAACGGGGCCTCGGAGCAGATGATCGGAACAATTCGTCTTCCAGTATACGCAGGTGGTATAACCCGTACCGTCAAGTTCTCCGTCATCCGAGCCAAAGCACCCTACAATGCCATCCTCGGAACACCATGGTTGCATTCCATGAAAGCCGTTCCCTCGACGTACCATCAATGCGTCAAGTTTCCCGGCAAAGACGGAAAAACACAGACGATTCGGGGAGATCAACAAGCCGCGAGAGAACTGCTGATTGCAACCGTAAAGATGCAGCAACAGGCTTCCCTCGTCAACTCCGTCAGTAAACCACTCAGCAAGATATACCCCCAGAAGGAGGAAGTTCGCGAAGTCGCAATCGATGAATCCGACCCGACGAAAATCATCCGAGTTGGCGTCTACCTTTCCGACGACATATGTTCAAAGATCATCTCTTTCATCAAAGACAACGCTTCAACGTTCGACTGGAAGACCTCCGACATGAAGGGGATCGACCCCGCAGTTACCTCCCATGAACTGCACGTCGACCCGACGTTCAAACCCATCCGACAGAAGCGACGCAAACTCGGTCCAGAAAGATCTAAGGCAGTGAACGACGAAGTCGACCGGCTCCTCGACGCGGGTTTTATTACCGAAGTTCGATACCCTGAATGGTTAGCCAACCCGGTCGTCGTCAAGAAGAAGAACGGCAAATGGCGCATATGCGTCGATTTCACGGACCTCAACAAGGCATGCCCAAAGGATAGTTACCCACTCCCTCACATCGATCGTCTCGTCGAATCAACCGCTGGTAACGAACTCCTAACcttcatggacgctttctcGGGCTACAACCAGATCTTGATGCATCCCGATGATCGCGAGAAGACAGCATTCATCACCGACAGAGGGACTTATTGCTACAAGGTGATGCCCTTCGGGCTAAAAAACGCCGGTGCGACTTATCAGCGACTCGTTAGCCGAATGTTCGCTGATCAGCTTGGCAACACCATGGAAGTGTACATCGACGATATGTTGGTCAAATCGCTCAAGGCCGACGACCACCTAAATAACTTACGCGACTGCTTCAAGATCTTGAACGACTATGGGATGAAACTCAACCCGGCCAAATGTACCTTCGGTGTCACCTCtggggaattcctcggctacatCGTCACTCAGCGAGGAATCGAAGCTAACCCCAAGCAGATCTCGGCGATACTCGACCTTCCAAGCCCGAAAAACAGCCGCGAAGTGCAGCGACTAACGGGACGCATCGCAGCTCTCAACAGGTTCATCTCGCGATCGACCGACAAGTGTCTTCCCTTCTACGAGCTACTAAGGGGAAACAAGAGGTTCGTCTGGGATGAAAAATGCGAAGAGGCATTCAATCAACTCAAGCATTATGAAGAACCCTAA